The Sorex araneus isolate mSorAra2 chromosome X, mSorAra2.pri, whole genome shotgun sequence DNA segment GTGCTACCTAATGCATAATCTTTCTTAAGGAAACTATAACACAGTCTTTAAGGGGTGCCTGGAAATGCCCAAGAATTTGTAAAACTCACCCACCTCACAGTCCTGACCCCAAACCATGAGAAACCACTTGTCCAACTTAGTAGGCCTTGGATTCAGATAACTAGTGGAAGTTTTCTCTTGATCTCAGCCAGGTCCTGGCTCAATTTTACTCGCACAAATCCCTTTGCTCCTTTCGCTGCTTCAGCTCCTGGTCACTCAGTAGGTAGTCATCAATGAACATGAAGATCTCTTCTGGAGTAACAGGTTCCACATAGCGTTCCCGGTCAATTCCTTGCTTGTCAATCAGCACCATGTTGAAGTAGGAGCGAGTGAGGCGCTGGAATTGCCTGTAGAGAGGATCCCAGGGAGGTGTGAGACCTTGTATAGGTTCCATCCCATCTGAGTTTTCACAGCTCCCCTGATGAACTAACTCCTGATCCACCCAATCCTTTATCCCTATTCTCTCCACTACCGATCTGAAGTCCCATTGTTTTTTACTGCCTGACTACCCTAGGTTTTCTGCCTTTATACATCTAACTCTGCAAGCATTTGCTTCCTCACCCCAGGTGTAACAGCTTTGCTATTACCAGGCTTCTATTAGAGATACTATATGTAGGGCTATTACATAGTGCTCTGTGGGATGCACAGAATAACTCTAGGGAGCACCAGCCACGTGTGATATGATGTGGACTATCGTTTCTAGAATTGGGCTTGGCattagagagagaagaggagataaagagatagaggagaaggaagaggaggaagagtaggaggaggaggagagggagaaggaagaggaggaggatgaagaggagaaggaggaggaagagaatgaggaggaggatgaacaggaggaggaggagaaggaggaggaacaggaggaggaacaggaggaggaggaggaggaggaggaggaagaggaggaggaggagaaggagaaggaagaggagggaagggaataaaggaagaagaggaagagggaagaaggaagaagaaaggaagaagaagaaaagcacctgccatagaggcaggcagggggtggaagtGGAGGGCAgtgttgctgggaaatgtacactggtggagggatgtgtgttggaatactgtatgaccgaaatctaatcataaacagctatgtaagggtctatctcacaatgattcaataaaaagtaaagaaagaatgatataataaaagtcatattttctttaaaaaataattgggcTGGGTATAATATGCAATACCATGCTTGACATCACAGATTGATCAGCTTTTCTATTTGTAGCTGCAAGTCTGCAGTCTTCCTCCTCTGAGTGTTCCCCAATTTCTACTGACTCTTTCTATCCCCACTAAGACTGAACCATAGATGCGAATATTCTTTATAGCACAGGAAATGATGATTTTATTGACCCTGAGTATGTGTGGAGGTATTGAAAGGATGATAATGAACAGATAAGGGGAAAAGTCAGCTTTTGCTATCTGTCGCTTATAGTCGTCTCTTTCCCCAGTTGGTTATGGAAAGATCGATATGGATACATGGATATGACTCAGATTTCAGTGACTTTTGCTCCTTATTTGGTGACTGAAAATGAAGAGAGGAAGGCCACGTGGAAACAGAATCAGAGTTTCTCTTAGTCATCGCTGGGTATAACTGCCTGAGCCCTGGTAGTTCTTCAGAGTCACCTGACATGCCTTAGAAAAGTATAGGCCTAAGTTGGTTTGATGTTGTACCTGGCCTTCTGTATTTGAAGCACCACCCCACTTGATCTTGACGGTCTGCCACTATTTTGTATTACCAGATGCATATGAAAAAGTTGCTCCCCAAGAGAGTAGTGTCTGCTGATTCTCTGCTAAGCCTATGTTGCCAGTGTCCTGCCAGACCCTTTCCTGCAGTTTCCCAGCCTGCACCTGAGCTCCTCGATGATGTTGGCTGACAGTTGGTGTTCCCGGATTCTCCCCACCTCCTGAGGTGGCTGCCCCACCAGCTCGATGATGGTCACGTGCCGCAGGTCCAATTCACAGATGGATTGCTGGAAAAAGAGAATGCTTTATGTCATAGGATCAACCTAAGGCTGCTTACTTGattccttctgggagcttgtaaGGCAGTGTGGGAAAAGAGGGGCTTCTCCTTCAACCCTCCCACCAGGGGGTTTACAGAGTCCCCCCTCTGTCATTCCTGAGGAGCTtgccctatctttttttttctaatgaagtGTATAAAACCAGTTATGTCAtgcaagagagaaaacagaaaagtaattGAATAATTGCAGGAGTGTGATCTATCATTGCTTAGTTTTTCACAGGATTTAAAATGCATAGGATCGTAACAGTAGGGTATTTTGATACCACAATGGGTTTTGTTTACTGAACACATGTACCTAATACTTCACAGAAATAATCTGATTATCACAACACCCCAGTAAAGGTAGGTGGTATCCTGCTTTTTGTGTAAAGAAACTCATTTGCATAAATGTGCATGGCAATAATAAGATACTAATCCATGTTACAAACTGAGGACTGAATAGTTAGGTTGTGCCTACCTAAGTGTACAACCATGGACTGCATGACCAGGGTCATCTTCCACTCTCCAGAATTTATCTAGAATACTACTTTTCCCCCCATTATCCTTTGTTGCTTTTTCTCACACTGGGCAGTAATCTCTACCCTAGATTTTTGTCTTGCTTTGCCCTTTGGGGTTATGTACTTGCCATTTACCTGGGATAGGCTGAAAGAAGCAGCAGACATTTCTTGGTGCTCCACCCCTAACTTAATATGGGTTATTCCTATAAGTCTCAGAGTCCCTGTACTTACTGGGTGCTTCCTGTTCTTGTTCTTGGTAGCTAAGGTAGTGCTAAGGTAGTGCCTTtgctatctttttgttttaataccCAAGGAACtaggttctttttgttttagacACCCAAGGTCATCCTTTTATTAACTACTACCAATAAGTGCTGCCCCATCAGCTCAATGAATATTGACTTGGCAACTTGCAAGATTCAATCTTTAGAATCCTCTCTAAATAATTTCTTCTCTTACGTGGATATGCAATCCCTTGAAGTTCCTCAGAGTTGACTCTTTTCGTCTTGACAGGGGTTCTTGAGTATTCTTTAAGAATCTATTCTGCACTTTTTTGAATTCCAAATGACCATATATGTTGTATCTTAGTCTTCCTGCTCCCACCAGTAGTTATGGCTAGGTATCTTGTAGTATTGCAAAACAACCATGCAACCCTCTCACAATTCTGAATATTACAacacccttccttctcttctgctACTGATAATGGTCCGAAGCACAGATTTTATAGTCAAACTGCTTGGGTTCAGTCCTGACTTGCCACTTAGTAACTAGTGATCTTAGGTAGATAAATGATTAGCCTCTCTATGCCTTGATTTCCTTACTTATAAAATGGGTACAGTAAAAGTTCACACATCACAAGGGTGGTTGTAAGAACTAAAGATGTGCAAAGCAGATACTTACATACTTGAGGCTTGTATGGTACTTACCATCTAAGTATTTATTAGTGcaattatttcttgaaataaacaCAATCACATTTGAGCATATCAGTTTTACAAGTGTCTCCAGAGTACCTTGCCCtgttctttttctattctttttttccaaaatctTTTTCTATTATTCACTGATACCCTGTAAGTCACTCTCACCATTTCAGTGTCCTAACTACTTTTTCAATTAAAGATGTTGTAATTTCTTAAAGTGTGGTAAAATTCCCTGCAGAAAAACTTACCAGATTCTATCCACAAAAAGTTTGAAGAAGAGAGTTTCTGCCACAAAAAGTGCAAGTCTTTGACTTGGAAAAGGTAAGGGAATAAGGGTTAGGGGGAGGAGGTATATAATGTAGCTAAACCCCAATTAGGGGTGCAGGGGGGTCTCACCTGTAGCATAGAGATCTGCATTTTATAGTATCTGTTGGAGGAATTAGGAGCTGAGATGATGAGAAGCCTCTGTTTCTCATAAAACTGATCCAGAAGGCCAGCAGCTGAGTTGACATTGACATTAATCTTCATAGCTAGGACAGAAACAGATGGCCAAAgtatattctttttcattttttgtttggttttttttttgggggggtcacacctgtcattactcagagcttattcctagctctgagctcagagattactcctggtgagctcaggggaccaaatctgggtcagccatgtacaaggcaagtgccttatccgctgtactatctggcccccaAAGTATACCCCCTTTCATCTCAGCATGGCTAACAACATCTTGAGTTCTGGTCTATTGAGTTAGCCTCCTTGAGGGTTTCCCACTTTCTTTGAGGGAAATCCCAAAAGACTATTTGGGAATTTTAAACTCTTCCTCTATAGAGTGGAAATAATCTATGGGGGATGGAGGTGACTTTGGCCTTTAAACTCACCACAGACCTCCCATTCCCACTTCACAGACATTGCTTTTGGACCCCTGTGCCACACACACCAGAAGATCCTCTAAAGTAGCCCTGATCTATCCACTCTTCCCTATTCCCTGGTTTCACTCACGAGCACAGGTAGGAGGTACTCCTGACCACTGGCGGCTGGACTGGCAGACTCGGGAGGGGGTCCCTTGGCGCTCATAACCTCCATCACAGTGGTATTCACAGACGGCACCATAGTTGTTCCCTGCTGAGGTGCAGATGAGGTAGCCATGCTCTGGTGGTTTCAGACTTGGACAACGCCTCACTGTTAAGGAGGAGTTCAAATTAGGGCCTATGAGATCTCTCCTAGACAAAGTAAAGGGCTAAGAAGGTGCCTATGATGAGTTTTCCAAATGTGGAAACCTAACATAGTCACTATAACTGACTTCCCTGTATTTCTAAAGTCCAGAATGGAGTCAGAATTTTCCTTTCTTAACAAATTAAATCTGAAATGCAGATAAGGATATTCAAAAATCTAAAAGCATGAGATTGTCATCAAAAGACCATGAAtctgtcatatatacatatatgtgtgtttatatatgtatatgtgtgtacatatatgtagcattttttcaaattttgtagaTACTTGCACAAAGGTGACagctttaaacattttaattgtaaaaatatttagtgGTTACTTAAATTTTCACCAGTAGGAGAAGCATTAAGTAAATCATGATGTATTTTTAGAAGTAGGTTActctgttattaaaatatttgtggtgCCTAGTACGTTCAGGGCTCTGAATCCATATCCATGACATTACCAGTGTTGCCCTGATGGCCTTCAAACATCACATAACTGGGCATGAGCATTGAACTGTCATACCTGCAACCCTGGGACATCTACAGGAAGAAACTGAGGtgtggctagagcaatagtacagtaggtagagtgtttgggtttaatccctggtaccacatatggttccctgaacaccaccaggagtaccaggaataagcctgagtatcactggtaCTCAGTGGACCACAGTGGTGGATGTGGCCTTccaaagatgaaacaaaacacaaagccccacaaaaatttaattaaataaaactaaaagcagtttcctttttctttcttttgtgtgtttttgtttgtttgtttttattttgttttttaagtactAGCAgcgcttgggggctactcctggttccatggtcaggaatcactcccagtggtgatcAAGGTTCTATGCAATactcgggatcaaacctggaactcctgcatgcaaagcatgtactcagcttTTTGAGCTGTTTCCTAGCCCCTTGTTCCTCCTTTAAATGACTATCAGTGCAAGAAACAATGTGCATAAACTCTgtattgttttctaaatttaaaaatatatatttcagaagAATGTGTAAGAAACATGGAAAAATTGTTAGGAAAAGTTAAAAAGGGTGGTCTAAGATTAAATACATGACATTTTCTCAACTTTGTATATTTTAGGTGCGTATAGAAAAAactataaggaaaataaaatgattaacagCAGTTTACTTTGAATGACAGTGTAATAGATTTCCCCTTTGATTACTTCTGTCTAAAATGTTCAACAATGCGCATGATGTTTTTCATGTTACactcttttttacttatttatcttgtttgtttCATGCTTTTCCATCTTTTTAATCAATTTGTATTGGTTTACAATGCCACACAAATTTAGCATCTCTGTCTATGTATAGGATTCactacacccaccaccaaaattccaatACCATCCTGTACACCATCAAAGGTCTTCCTaccctcccctttctcctttgctaactatcataatttttttcaaaccaaGCCTAAGAGTTagtgtttttgttattatttaatcagtttgttttctttagttaaaATGAATCATTCTTAGTATGAGAACAACAAATCAAAACCATACAACACAAAGCAGGAAATTAAAGCGACCGATACCATCATTGTCAGCCTGGGATGAAACACTGAGAATAAATCAGTAACTGGAAgtccaagaaaagaaagaaacagagaagtgAGTTTTATCTAGATTTAGGAAAAGGAGAAAGTCTTGAGAGTCAAGTTcagaaatatgtgtatatgtatgtaacaCAAACTTCCTGAATGACTCAGCTGAGTGAACTTGCTCTTCTCTTTTCCTAATATAAATGAGCTTTATGTTTCAGACATAGAGAGAAGATTGCAGTGGTCATCTAGAAGGTCAGGGGCAGGAGATGAAATCTAGTAGAAATGTAAGACTTCGTTCTGACCTTGTACTTTCACAATGAACTTGCAGCTGGCCTGGTTGTAGGCTTGGTCGTAGGCAGTATACCGAATCACATGTTCTCCTTCGGGAAAGTGAGAGCCAGGCTCAGGGCCCCGAAGTGTTACCCTGCATGGGACAGGTTGAAAGAGCCGCTGTGGAAACACACCCTTAAAATTGAGGTTTTGAATATAATCACTATAGCCTTAACTTGTGTAATTCACTGAGAGCAGCCTGAGAGTCTGGGGGAGCTGCAAGGGGGCACCGATTGACTTGAGCTCACCTGGTGATCGTACCATCAGCAGAATCCTTTACCAAGGGTGGGTCCCAGTATACTTGAGCAGTCAGCTTCTCTGGTTCTGCCATCTTCTCACGTGAGTGGGGACATCGGATCTTGGGAGGATCTATGTCTGCCAAAGTGAAAAACCCAAGACTAcactggggagatgactcaacagcccagagtgcatgctttgcctgcaggagtcctgagtttgatccctggtttcaTATCTTTCTGAAAGTACCATCAGAACAATCCTGGAACACTGGGCTATGAgtatcccacccccccccctccaagcactactgggtgtagtcTCCGCAAACTATAAAAATCAAGTGCTTCATCTTTCCTAGATGCAGTTCCATAGATGCAATGTCATACTACTGTGTAGGCTTAAAACTATCAGTTCAGTGTGGAGGGAAATTGGAGAAGGAAGTGCAGCTCCAGAGAATGCAATCACTTTTTTAAGCATGTGCCTAGGGAGCCACCCTCATAGTGACCAGGAATGCATTCTAAGGGGAGAATTGTCATCCTCTAGAGGGCCAGGGCTCTTTGCAGTAGAGTGACTATAGCATGCAGCGCTTACCTACACATACAGGCTCGCCTCCACTCCATTGTCCATCTTCCATGCAGATTCGACTGCGGTCACCTTCCAGGTGATAACCCCTGTAACAGCTATAGTCACACCGGGAGTCGAGAAGCACCCCATTTGTGCAGCTGTAGGTGCCACTAGTGATGAACTGCAGTACATGGCATCGCAtctctaaaagaaaaacaaatagcaagctcaaaaatgtgtgggATTATGTGGAGATATGCCTGGGCACCTAACAGTGATATCAGTATCTGAGAAAGCAGAAAATACAGAGTCCCCCAATGGACCTGACATTTTTGCACCTTATTGCCTCTttcgtgtttttatttttatagtgtaaAACACCATAGTGCTCAAGGGGAAGCACTTAATGAATTAAAGTACTTGTCCAAGTACATGGACTTTGTTGTTcgttttttattgtagttttgaggctacacccattggtgctcagggcttatccctggctctgcactcagaaatcactcctggcagagctcgggggatcatatataTGGGTGCCAAGAATCTCACCTGgattaactgtgtgcaaggcaagtaacctacctactctactatctctctggctacagCCAGTACATGGACTTTGGAATCACATCGGAGTTAGTACCCCAACTAACCAGCTCTGTGATTTGTGCAAGTTATGTTATCTCTCTGAGTCTCAAGATTATCCTCAGTAAAATGTGACTACTTCATAGGATGGTTATGCAGATTGAAAAGACACTGCATTGAACCCCTTGCACTCATTTAGGCTCTCAAACATTGTTAGTGTTTGTCTTTTGTTCCTCAAATGTGAGAAGTCATTAAATAAATTCTAAACTCCTTTTATTGAGGGAGTATAATTCAGCTGTTTTCACAAGCATTTTTCAGAAATGGTTTGGCCCTCTACGTAAAAATAGACGTCTGACCAGAACCTGGAAGACCAGCTTTGTGGCATTTGATTCACGAGAAATTGAAGTGTTTTAGTTACTACGTGTGCCACAGCAGAGACTACTGCTGCAAATTGATTGTGATTCTGGGAGTGTCAAGTCTCTTTTGAGATACTTGTTACTTGAGAGAAATTGGTAAGTTATACATTCTTTTAGGTTGTTTAAGTTTTATTCCCACCCAGGTCAATTACTGGAGCTTTGAAGAAAAATTCTATATAAACCAAATGCATTTTGTTTCTTGGCCAAGACATATTCAAAGATTATTGCCCTCTATCTTTTCCAGCATCCTTTATGTAAAGATCTACACAAAAATAAGGTCCTTGAAATCAGGGCCAAGAAAAGGGTTTCTCTTTTCAGAGGAATTCATTTTCTTACTATTACATGATAGTGAACATGATAAAGTCTTCACCTTTTTGTCTCATGAGGAAATACAAAGCCATTTTTCAGTGCTCAATTATAGTAATTAACTCACCCCAGGCACCGGGAACTAAGTAGTTCTCATTTTCTTAACTGGATTTATGTTCACTTTAAATTTATCACATGTTACTTTAATTTTGTGAGGCCAACCCAAATTCGTTTTGGAAATAATGGGGTCTGTCTAAAAACAGATTAATTACAGCCATATAGAGGGGTGTGGTGGCTTCCTTTCTGGCAATCAAACTTCTTCTCCACAGTATCTTCTTTGACAGCACCATTTTTTCCCTCTGAATACTTAGCACTCTGCATCCAGGTACACTATATTCATGTACACACATTTCTGATTCTATCCCATTAACCTGCAATCAGCTTGGGGATAATTTAGGAATTGAGAAAGCTTCCAGAGTGATCAACATAATGGAGCCTGtcgaaaaacaaattaattacagCTACATAGAGAGGTGTGATGGCTTCTTTTCAGGCTATCAAACTTCTCTTCTCCATATCCTCTTATTTGACCAcaccatttttttctgaataagtaGCACTCTACCTCCAGGTACACTGTattcatgcacacacaggtgTCTAAAAATAGCATTCAGACTGATGGACAAATGGACACACAAAGCTCAAATGCTAAGAGGGTAAGCTGTGATTTGGAACCTATATAGTTTAGCATTCCTCCTTCTAGTCTTAAGAATTGATTTTGATTTCCAGAAGGAAATGAAGTACAGCATATATCTTATGACTTTACTGCCAAGGCTTTCTAAGGTCTTAGTCCAGGAAGTACAGCTGTTTACCACAAGTGGGAAGGAGTCTAAGAACCCACAGGCTTGATAGTTTCAGAGGCAGGCTCAGGTCCATAGGCCTTAGGCTCAAGTCTTAGCTTCTGAAATGCattcctgggccccctgagccagAAGGGATGACTCCTACTGAAATGCCCCAAATTCCTAGGACAATAAcaacagggagaaaaaaatagtttgttaCAATAGAAGGTCCTATTAGAGGTCTATGGAAAGTTCTCAATTTGCAGTTTACAGAAGGCATACTTTACCACCAGGCATGTCCCTTCAATGATCAGTTGGCTTACCTCTCATATACACATATCGCATATGCACACACTTAACTTACGTCTGCAGTAGGCAGTTCCAGACCAACGGCGGTTTGGCAGGCATTGCACTGACCTCCTTCCAATCAACCGAAAGCCTCGGTCACAGGAGATCTCACAACGAGTGCCCAGGCTGCTATAATAGTTTCGTCCCCTTGGTGAGTAGCATGTGACTTCTCCATCCTGGATATTTAATGTATAACACCATCGGGGGACTGTAGCAATAGAAGAAAAGTAAGCACAGTAACCAAGACAGTATATTGTTGAAAAGACAGACACGAAGGTCAGTGGAACAAAATGGACGCCAAATTGATCTCTATAAGCATGCCAAAGTGATTTTGAAGAAAGATGCAAAAGAAATTCCGTGTAGGAAAGACAGTCATTTGAACAAATAGTGCTAAAACAACTAAACCCTAGACGAAGAAGAGAATGAGGgatgaaagaaagaggagaagataggaagggagggagagaggaagagagagagagagaattctcatATTTTACACTAAAGTGGATTGCGACTGTTTAAATGCAAAGATTAAAATTATAACATGTTTAGAGCAAAAATGGGAAACCTTTGGATTCTAGGGCTTGGGGAAAAGTCTGAGACATATCTAAAACACAATTCATTACAGCAAAAGATCAATGAATTGTGCTTAGTCAAAGTTAAACTCTTGTTCTTTGAAAGGTTAAACTAGAAATTAGGAGAACATATCTGGAAACCATATCTTTGACCAAGAATTAATATCTAACTCTCAAACtcaacagaaaaggaaataattcatTTAGAATATGGGCaaaagtgatacaatgatatttcACTGAAGTAAATATAGTAAATAAGCATGGGAAAAGTTTTATTATTAGTTATTAGAAAAGTGAcattaagggactggagtgataggacagtggattgggtacttgacttgcatataGACTTGGCTTTGTCTATGgtacctggctttgatccctggtaccccacaagGTCCtccaacccaccaggagtgatccctgagttaagagcacagagtaatccctgagcacagctgggggtggccatcctacccccacaaagaaaagtgacattaaaataacaatatgatgCCATTATACACACAATAATGTgtcttaaagttaaaaataaaacagccttggggctggagcgatagcgcagcaggtagggtgtttgcttgcacacaactgacctgggtttgattcccagcatcccatatggtcccctgagcaccgccaggagtaattcctgagttcagagccaggagtgacccctgtgcagtgctgggtgtgacccaaaaagaagaaaaaaaacagcctCTTGCAGTACAAGTGTTGGAAAGGAGAAGAAACTGGAACTCTTATAATACTGCTGtgagaaatacaaaatgaaatagcTACTTTGGAAAATATTTGGTACTTTCATATAAAGGTCAGTATACCCTTATCCTGAAACTCTGCAGTCCCACTTTCAATATTTagccaagtaaaataaaattggcaTTGATTCAAAATTCTATATACAAATGTTTAAGTTTCATTTATATGACATTCTGGATAAGGCAAGAATACAGGTTAGTAGTTGCCAAAGATCAGGGGTAAAGGTTAGAGATAAATAATCTCAGTGAGGCAGCCCTGAACAAATTCTTTAGGTGATAGAACTGTTTGAAGGGTCATGGTGTAATATGGCCTTTATACATATGTCAAAACTCATAGAACTGTTTGCCCCGAAAGAGTGAATTTtgtcatgtaaattttaaatagtgttttAAAGCCACAGAAATATGTAAGCAAGTGAGAATAAGGAAATGCAACTTCAAAGACTGTTTAGGAATGAAAGTCCAATCACAGTTCACTACTGAGCACAGTAGGTTATGGGGTTATTAAATCATAAATACACCATAAAGATCTCTCATTgatgggctggaggaatagtatagTGTTTAAGGCACTTTGCTTGCTGATGACCCCAGATCGAGCTCTCTGACATTGCATAttgatcccctgaacattgccaggaataaactcttaGCACTACTGGGTGTTGCTCAATAACCACCCCTCTCAAAAATTCCCCTCATTGACTATATGAAAAATGACTCTTTACtggattcatattttattttattttttgctttttgggtcacacccagcaatgcacaggggttactcctggctcatgcactcaggaataactcctggcggtgttcagcaggccatatgggatgctgggaatcgaacctgggtcggccgtgtgcaaggcaaatgccctacccactgtgctatcattctagccctggATTCAGATTTTAAAGGGATACATATAATCAGGCGGAGGACCACCTGCCCAAAGTGATACATACTTGTTTGCTTGGGTTGGGAAAACTAAAGCTCCATCTGAGCTCATTTGGTTCCCAAAAATTGTAATCAGAAAGGAGGCTCTGACAAAAAGCATAGAAAGAGCTAAATTAACAAAAGTTAGAGCCTCTGCTTGCGGGCAGCTGAAGAACAAAGACAGATTGCAGTGAGAAAAACGCTCCTTCGAGCAGCAACATGCTTTTGGTTTCCAATGTTAGCTTTTGAGTTAGCTTTAGAGTTCCAATTCAactcctctgagctatctccataGCCCTGTGATGTTGTATTATTAACTGTAGTTACCGTGCTGTACATTTGATTCCCCAAAAGGAGGAAGGTAGGCTTTAGGAACTACAGGCTGGGAAAACCGACAGCAGTGAGAGCAACCTAGAATAGTTGAACCCAAGCATTTGACAGAAAGGGAAGTAGTAATCTTCAGCTGCCCTCAAGAATAATTCCACACTGATGTCATTTCCTTTGGGGATATTGTAACCACACTGGCAGAGCAGGGGAAATGGTAAGTTATACATAGAAGCATGTGGGAAATACCTTTTATACCATCAGTATAAATAGATGAGATGAAGAAATACAGGGAAAGTGACAGTACTGTAATGGAGATTTGTTAACTGGCTAACCAACCAGATCCAAAAACCGCTGGTGGGAAGCAAACTAAGAACATGACTAAATATGGTATGATGAAACATCTGGTAGAAATATGTGTCATTATAAAGTAGCTACTATATACAAGGCGTGATTCTTTATATTGTCATCAGCTCCTCTGCCTTCTAATGTTTTGATCCTAGAAAAACATCATGTAGCGATCATATACCATGTACATTTTTGTAAATCAAGGCAGTTCT contains these protein-coding regions:
- the SRPX2 gene encoding sushi repeat-containing protein SRPX2; translation: MASQLIQRGALYLLLFLIHVVTPTWYAGSGYSPDESYNEVYAEAAPRAPALDYRVPRWCYTLNIQDGEVTCYSPRGRNYYSSLGTRCEISCDRGFRLIGRRSVQCLPNRRWSGTAYCRQMRCHVLQFITSGTYSCTNGVLLDSRCDYSCYRGYHLEGDRSRICMEDGQWSGGEPVCVDIDPPKIRCPHSREKMAEPEKLTAQVYWDPPLVKDSADGTITRVTLRGPEPGSHFPEGEHVIRYTAYDQAYNQASCKFIVKVQVRRCPSLKPPEHGYLICTSAGNNYGAVCEYHCDGGYERQGTPSRVCQSSRQWSGVPPTCAPMKINVNVNSAAGLLDQFYEKQRLLIISAPNSSNRYYKMQISMLQQSICELDLRHVTIIELVGQPPQEVGRIREHQLSANIIEELRQFQRLTRSYFNMVLIDKQGIDRERYVEPVTPEEIFMFIDDYLLSDQELKQRKEQRDLCE